The proteins below are encoded in one region of Candidatus Neomarinimicrobiota bacterium:
- a CDS encoding alanine:cation symporter family protein, translated as MESLGRIGQILTDGTIIFSGWIAVPLIFILLGSGLFVSIRLRWIQLRKLGHSFDVVGGKYDDPDDEGDVTHFQALSAALSATIGIGNIAGVALALRLGGPGALFWMWMTALLGMALKYSEATLAHNYRTIHEDGSASGGPMYYIERGLGANWKPLAVFFAILATTCSFCTGNMNQANTIAVTFATYGVPTWATGLIIALLVGMVIIGGIKRIGGMASRLVPGMAILYVGGALYILISNPGTILGSLTSIFREAFSLEAGWGGLITVIMWGVRRGLYSNEAGQGSAPIAHAAAKTKESVREGAVALMGPFIDTLVVCTMTGLAILSTGVLDSTAFTGAALTREAFRAGFGDQAQLGSIIVNASVFLFAYTTMVAWSYYGDRAIEYLLGPKAIRPYRWAYVFFNFLGAILPLVFVWNFGDIALSLMTIPNLIAVVLLTGTLKVMTNDYFSRTHLTYREQLAQKGAA; from the coding sequence TTGGAATCTCTAGGCCGTATCGGGCAGATTTTGACGGACGGGACCATCATCTTCAGTGGGTGGATTGCCGTGCCGCTCATCTTCATCCTGTTAGGCTCAGGCCTATTTGTCTCCATCCGCCTGCGCTGGATCCAGCTGCGCAAGCTGGGCCACAGCTTCGACGTGGTGGGCGGCAAATACGACGACCCCGACGATGAGGGTGACGTCACCCATTTCCAGGCCCTGTCAGCGGCGCTCTCGGCCACCATCGGCATCGGCAATATAGCCGGCGTGGCGCTGGCCCTGCGCCTGGGCGGCCCCGGCGCCCTGTTCTGGATGTGGATGACCGCCCTGCTCGGCATGGCCCTGAAATACTCGGAAGCGACGCTGGCCCACAACTACCGTACCATCCACGAAGACGGCTCCGCGTCGGGCGGGCCCATGTACTACATCGAACGTGGCCTGGGAGCAAACTGGAAGCCGCTGGCCGTGTTCTTTGCGATTCTGGCTACCACCTGCTCGTTCTGCACCGGAAACATGAACCAGGCCAACACCATCGCCGTGACCTTCGCGACTTACGGTGTGCCGACCTGGGCCACGGGGCTGATCATTGCGCTGCTGGTGGGAATGGTGATCATTGGCGGCATCAAGCGGATTGGAGGCATGGCCAGCCGGCTGGTACCCGGCATGGCGATTCTCTACGTGGGCGGCGCACTGTATATCCTCATATCCAATCCCGGCACCATTCTCGGCAGCCTGACATCCATCTTCCGCGAGGCCTTCTCGCTGGAGGCCGGCTGGGGTGGCCTCATAACGGTCATCATGTGGGGCGTCCGCAGAGGGCTGTACTCCAACGAAGCCGGCCAGGGCTCGGCGCCCATCGCCCACGCGGCGGCCAAAACCAAGGAGTCGGTGCGCGAGGGCGCCGTGGCGCTCATGGGCCCCTTTATCGATACCCTGGTCGTCTGCACGATGACCGGCCTGGCCATCCTGTCCACCGGCGTGCTGGATTCAACCGCATTCACCGGCGCCGCACTCACCCGGGAGGCGTTCCGTGCCGGATTTGGCGACCAGGCCCAGTTGGGGAGCATCATCGTCAACGCTTCCGTGTTCCTGTTCGCTTACACCACCATGGTGGCCTGGAGCTACTATGGCGACCGTGCCATCGAATACCTGCTGGGCCCCAAAGCCATCCGGCCCTATCGCTGGGCCTATGTCTTTTTCAATTTCCTCGGGGCGATCCTGCCCCTGGTGTTCGTGTGGAATTTCGGCGACATCGCCCTGAGCCTGATGACCATTCCCAACCTGATTGCCGTGGTCTTGCTCACGGGGACGCTGAAGGTCATGACCAACGATTACTTCTCCCGGACGCACCTGACCTATCGGGAGCAGCTGGCGCAGAAAGGGGCCGCATAG
- a CDS encoding inositol monophosphatase: MTPAGNIDQAADVALKAARQAGAILMDHFQRLERVEKKGLVDLVTEADLASEASIVAALREAYPKHAIIAEEGDYAQSAATPHRWVIDPLDGTTNYVHGLPIFAVSIGYQVEAETVFGVVLNPAQGEEYVAVRGQGATLNGEPIQVSGTDRLRECLLATGFPYTHDDVFQRSFDLFRELYNRSQGIRRLGAAALDFCYVAAGRFDAYYEANLHSWDLCAGDLICREAGGQTSDWRGGPLPFSGRRVLASNGTALHGELLAVLAGKEFAGLR, from the coding sequence ATGACCCCCGCCGGCAACATCGACCAGGCGGCGGACGTCGCTCTGAAGGCGGCCCGGCAGGCCGGGGCCATCCTGATGGACCATTTCCAGCGGCTGGAGCGGGTGGAGAAAAAGGGGCTGGTGGACCTGGTCACCGAGGCAGACCTGGCCAGCGAAGCGTCCATCGTCGCGGCCCTGCGCGAGGCCTACCCAAAACACGCCATCATCGCCGAGGAGGGCGACTACGCCCAGTCTGCGGCGACCCCCCACCGCTGGGTCATCGATCCGCTGGACGGCACCACCAACTACGTTCACGGCCTGCCCATTTTCGCCGTATCCATCGGCTACCAGGTGGAGGCAGAAACAGTTTTTGGGGTCGTGCTGAATCCTGCCCAAGGGGAGGAATATGTGGCCGTCAGGGGCCAGGGCGCGACCCTCAACGGCGAGCCCATTCAGGTGAGCGGTACCGACCGCCTGCGGGAGTGCCTGCTGGCCACCGGCTTCCCCTACACCCACGATGACGTATTCCAGCGGAGCTTCGACCTGTTCCGGGAGCTCTATAACCGCTCCCAAGGCATCCGGCGGCTGGGGGCGGCGGCGCTGGACTTCTGTTACGTGGCCGCGGGCCGCTTTGATGCCTACTACGAGGCCAACCTGCACTCGTGGGACCTGTGCGCCGGTGACCTCATCTGCCGTGAAGCAGGCGGGCAGACCTCCGATTGGCGCGGCGGGCCCCTGCCGTTCTCGGGGCGCCGCGTGCTGGCCAGCAACGGCACGGCCCTGCACGGCGAGCTGCTGGCGGTGCTGGCGGGCAAAGAATTCGCGGGCTTACGATAG
- a CDS encoding type II toxin-antitoxin system HicB family antitoxin: protein MNQKTFTAVIHKEEDMYVADCPEVETVSQGETIEIAVANLREATELYLEEFEPPIHGQPVVTTISIAP from the coding sequence ATGAACCAAAAAACCTTTACAGCGGTCATACACAAAGAAGAAGACATGTATGTGGCTGATTGCCCGGAAGTGGAGACTGTAAGCCAGGGCGAGACGATTGAAATTGCCGTCGCCAACTTACGGGAGGCCACAGAGCTTTACCTGGAAGAATTCGAGCCGCCGATCCACGGGCAACCTGTTGTAACTACCATTAGCATCGCTCCCTAG